The following proteins are encoded in a genomic region of Dialister hominis:
- the pheS gene encoding phenylalanine--tRNA ligase subunit alpha codes for MNTDLAELQKSAEEKISAAVDERELQDAKVFYLGKKGKLTAILKNMKDVPADQRPVIGTAANTVRAAVESFIGEKQAQLKAKRLESQIKNETVDITLPARHHKAGHVHPLDKALRKIMESFVRMGYSVEEGPEIESDYYNFECLNLPKDHPARDMQDSFYITNEILLRTHTSPVQARTLRRHEPNSPIRMIAPGKVFRWDNDATHSPVFHQVEGLVVDKGISFADLKGTLEIFLKDLFGSDTKIRFRASYFPFTEPSAEVDISFASRTHDEGGDPDWLEILGCGMVHPQVLSLNGYDPQQVSGFAFGMGIERIAMLLYGIDDLRNFYENDVRFLEQF; via the coding sequence ATCAATACTGATTTAGCTGAATTGCAGAAATCTGCCGAAGAAAAAATCAGTGCAGCAGTTGATGAAAGAGAACTGCAGGATGCCAAAGTATTTTATCTTGGCAAGAAAGGAAAGCTGACCGCAATCCTTAAAAACATGAAAGACGTTCCCGCAGACCAGCGTCCGGTTATCGGCACTGCAGCGAATACAGTCAGGGCTGCTGTTGAATCTTTCATCGGTGAAAAGCAGGCACAGCTTAAGGCAAAGCGTCTCGAAAGCCAGATTAAAAATGAGACCGTTGATATTACACTGCCCGCCAGACACCATAAGGCCGGCCATGTCCATCCATTGGACAAAGCTTTGAGAAAGATCATGGAATCCTTTGTTCGTATGGGTTACTCTGTCGAAGAAGGACCGGAAATCGAATCGGATTATTATAACTTTGAATGCCTCAACCTGCCGAAAGATCATCCCGCCAGAGATATGCAGGATTCATTCTACATAACAAATGAAATTCTCTTAAGAACACACACTTCTCCGGTTCAGGCCCGCACCCTTAGAAGACATGAACCAAACTCTCCAATCAGAATGATTGCTCCTGGCAAAGTTTTCCGCTGGGATAATGATGCTACACATTCTCCTGTATTCCATCAGGTAGAAGGCTTAGTCGTCGATAAGGGCATCAGCTTTGCTGATTTGAAAGGAACACTGGAAATTTTCTTAAAGGATCTGTTTGGTTCCGATACAAAGATCAGATTCAGAGCCAGCTACTTCCCGTTCACAGAACCATCTGCTGAAGTCGACATCTCCTTTGCTTCCAGAACTCATGATGAGGGCGGAGATCCTGACTGGCTGGAAATTCTTGGCTGCGGCATGGTGCATCCTCAGGTATTGAGCCTTAACGGGTATGATCCGCAGCAGGTGAGCGGCTTTGCCTTCGGTATGGGTATTGAACGTATTGCCATGCTGCTTTACGGAATTGATGATCTTAGAAACTTCTATGAAAATGATGTAAGATTTTTGGAACAGTTCTAA
- the pheT gene encoding phenylalanine--tRNA ligase subunit beta, with protein sequence MNVSLKWLSTLVDIKGLDAEEMAETLTIDGIPVEHVIYPGKNLRGVVTGEILSVDKHPDADRLLVCKVNVGSGKTVQIVTSAHNVEPGQIVPVALDGAHVPATHDASQPSGLKFGDTLIKAGKLRGVESAGMMCSAGEMGLDLNLYPELNKEGILILPKDTPVGNDIHTLFDLDDVVYEMELTANRADCFSMIGMALEVGAIFNRKVTLREIAVRETGLPIAGRASVHISDSKYCKRFCGRLLENVTITRSPVWIENRLRSNGIRPINNVVDAANYVMLEIGQPLHTYDYDKIDGHSLTCRHAEEGEKIVTLDENERILSSSDLVISDGSNTAACIAGVMGGLNSEVTESTKNVLLEAAVFDSASIRRTSRRLGLRSEASGRYEKGINPARTEMAINRICQLLEEQGACQVASGMVDEYPVKAEPQIIVTSVRKINEYIGIEIPAERIINILTSLHFDVKESEGTLAVTVPDFRLDLEGMPDLAEEVARVYGYANIPNKTPWSAIKKGSISDEQKVLFNISDTLIADGMSQVVNYSFMDKKELKKLNYPETDKVYNAIKIMNPISEEYPDMRTTLLPGLLHTLAYNLAQHNEQISIFEHGHVYQPKSLPLTELPYEYALVSGLLCGGPEEKGYPNSNREYDFFDVKGIMEDVFKALNIKGYETVRSTYPVFHPGISADFVKDGKVIASFGALHPSVLDQMNIKKKVFGFVISIPEVLGIVDEVIDYHKIPKFPSSTRDLSMMVPTQYMNIDVEKIIHDAAGDNLESLYLFDLYQGEQVKEGFKSMAYKLSFRAADRTLTDAEVDQWVNNIVNALAKAGINLRA encoded by the coding sequence ATGAATGTATCTTTAAAATGGCTGAGTACATTAGTTGATATAAAGGGCCTTGATGCTGAAGAAATGGCCGAAACTCTGACTATAGACGGAATACCGGTTGAACATGTCATTTATCCGGGAAAGAACCTCAGGGGCGTTGTAACCGGGGAAATACTCAGCGTTGACAAGCATCCTGATGCAGACCGCCTTTTAGTCTGCAAGGTCAATGTTGGAAGCGGCAAAACCGTTCAGATTGTTACCAGTGCACATAATGTTGAACCGGGACAGATTGTACCGGTCGCTCTGGATGGTGCACATGTGCCGGCAACTCATGATGCAAGCCAGCCTTCGGGTCTGAAATTTGGTGATACACTGATCAAGGCAGGAAAGCTCAGAGGTGTTGAATCTGCCGGAATGATGTGTTCCGCTGGTGAGATGGGCCTTGATTTGAATCTTTATCCTGAACTTAATAAGGAAGGTATTCTGATTCTTCCCAAGGATACACCTGTAGGGAATGATATTCATACCTTATTTGACTTGGATGACGTTGTTTATGAAATGGAACTGACTGCCAACAGAGCCGACTGCTTCAGTATGATAGGTATGGCGCTTGAAGTTGGTGCAATTTTCAACCGCAAGGTCACTTTGCGGGAAATCGCAGTCAGGGAAACGGGTCTCCCGATTGCTGGCCGCGCTTCCGTTCATATCAGTGATTCCAAATACTGCAAGCGTTTTTGCGGACGCCTCCTGGAAAATGTCACCATTACACGTTCTCCTGTGTGGATTGAAAACCGCCTGAGAAGCAACGGAATCAGGCCAATCAATAATGTGGTTGATGCGGCCAATTACGTTATGCTCGAAATCGGGCAGCCTCTTCATACGTATGATTATGACAAGATTGACGGCCATTCATTGACATGCCGTCATGCAGAAGAGGGAGAAAAGATAGTAACCCTCGATGAAAACGAGAGAATCTTATCCTCTTCCGATCTTGTTATTTCTGATGGAAGCAATACGGCTGCATGCATCGCCGGTGTCATGGGAGGACTGAATTCCGAAGTTACGGAATCGACGAAGAACGTCCTCCTGGAAGCAGCTGTTTTCGACAGCGCATCCATAAGACGTACTTCACGCCGCCTGGGCCTTCGTTCTGAAGCGTCCGGCCGTTACGAAAAGGGAATCAACCCTGCAAGAACGGAAATGGCCATTAATAGAATCTGCCAGCTTCTGGAAGAACAGGGAGCCTGCCAGGTTGCATCCGGAATGGTTGATGAATATCCGGTCAAAGCTGAGCCGCAGATCATCGTTACATCTGTAAGAAAAATCAATGAATATATCGGCATTGAAATTCCTGCTGAAAGAATCATCAATATCCTGACCAGCCTTCATTTCGATGTCAAGGAATCGGAAGGAACGCTTGCGGTCACTGTTCCTGATTTCAGGCTTGATCTTGAAGGAATGCCTGATCTGGCAGAAGAAGTGGCAAGAGTATACGGGTATGCGAATATTCCTAATAAGACCCCATGGAGTGCTATTAAGAAGGGCAGCATCTCAGATGAGCAGAAAGTTCTCTTCAATATCAGCGATACCTTGATTGCCGACGGAATGTCTCAGGTTGTAAATTACAGCTTCATGGATAAGAAGGAACTGAAAAAGCTCAACTATCCTGAAACGGATAAGGTTTACAACGCAATCAAGATCATGAATCCTATTTCAGAAGAATATCCTGATATGAGAACAACGCTGCTGCCAGGACTTCTTCACACTCTGGCTTACAATCTGGCACAGCATAATGAACAGATTTCTATCTTTGAACATGGACATGTTTATCAGCCAAAGTCGCTTCCATTAACAGAACTTCCTTATGAATATGCACTGGTTTCCGGTCTGCTTTGCGGTGGTCCTGAAGAAAAAGGATATCCAAACAGCAACAGGGAATATGATTTCTTTGATGTCAAGGGAATCATGGAAGATGTATTCAAGGCACTGAACATCAAGGGGTATGAAACTGTAAGGTCCACATATCCTGTATTCCATCCAGGTATTTCTGCGGACTTTGTCAAAGATGGAAAGGTAATCGCTTCTTTTGGCGCATTGCATCCTTCCGTGCTGGATCAGATGAATATAAAGAAAAAGGTTTTCGGTTTTGTCATTTCCATTCCGGAAGTCCTTGGCATTGTCGATGAGGTCATAGATTATCATAAGATTCCTAAATTCCCATCCTCGACAAGAGATCTGTCAATGATGGTTCCGACGCAGTACATGAATATTGATGTAGAAAAGATCATTCATGATGCAGCAGGAGATAATCTGGAATCCCTGTATCTGTTCGATCTGTATCAGGGAGAACAGGTTAAGGAAGGCTTCAAGAGCATGGCCTACAAACTGTCTTTCCGCGCAGCAGACAGAACCCTTACCGATGCAGAAGTGGATCAGTGGGTGAACAATATTGTCAATGCACTTGCAAAGGCAGGAATTAATTTAAGAGCGTAA
- a CDS encoding S-adenosylmethionine decarboxylase family protein — protein sequence MDNYIGKHLLVDCYGCRPSSIDSSPDLLAAMIDAAEKIGMTLKENFCHESEDEVIIAAYGDKSHICVHAYPQLCYAAVDIYSFDADLKPTRTMVMLRNYFHPEKIRATSVKRGNINPDMKPNIHSKSTTMHKFKNTGHQMSAAGKKVASYIVHRNEKRGGLGPE from the coding sequence ATGGATAATTATATCGGAAAGCATTTGCTGGTTGACTGCTATGGATGCAGACCTTCTTCTATAGATTCGTCACCAGATCTGCTTGCAGCCATGATTGATGCTGCTGAAAAAATCGGAATGACATTAAAAGAAAACTTCTGCCATGAAAGCGAAGATGAGGTAATCATTGCTGCTTACGGAGATAAATCTCATATCTGCGTACATGCTTACCCGCAGCTTTGTTATGCAGCCGTGGATATTTACAGCTTTGATGCAGATTTAAAACCGACCCGGACCATGGTGATGCTCAGAAACTATTTCCATCCGGAGAAAATCAGGGCAACCTCAGTCAAGAGAGGAAATATAAATCCTGATATGAAGCCTAATATCCATTCGAAATCGACAACGATGCATAAGTTCAAAAATACAGGACATCAGATGTCGGCTGCCGGAAAGAAAGTAGCCAGCTACATTGTCCACCGGAATGAAAAGAGAGGCGGACTTGGGCCGGAATAA
- the argR gene encoding arginine repressor yields MKRYRIMKIKEIIQNQVIETQEELAAALKKEGIVVTQATVSRDIKELMLIKVPYKDRHYRYALSDEKQNVMPKNHTAMLFQQAVTKIDSSMNLVVLHTIPGSASAVAFAIDHANSDVVIGTLAGDDTILIILKSPEDVPVFLEHIQGLLKS; encoded by the coding sequence ATGAAAAGATATAGAATAATGAAGATAAAGGAAATCATACAGAATCAGGTCATTGAAACGCAGGAAGAATTGGCCGCTGCTTTGAAAAAAGAGGGGATCGTAGTTACACAGGCAACTGTATCCAGAGATATCAAGGAGCTTATGCTGATTAAGGTTCCCTACAAGGACAGGCATTACAGATACGCTTTATCTGATGAAAAGCAAAATGTCATGCCCAAGAACCACACAGCCATGTTGTTTCAGCAGGCAGTCACAAAGATTGACAGCAGCATGAATCTTGTCGTTTTACACACGATTCCCGGTTCCGCATCGGCAGTTGCATTTGCTATCGATCATGCCAATTCTGATGTGGTTATAGGAACGCTGGCCGGGGACGATACGATTCTGATCATTTTGAAGAGCCCGGAAGACGTTCCTGTCTTTCTTGAACATATTCAAGGACTCTTAAAGTCATAA
- the recN gene encoding DNA repair protein RecN, with protein MLQSLHIINFAIIKDTVLDPASGVTICTGETGSGKSIVIDALAVLMGRRAKTDFIRTGADYFKIEGVFYVDDTIIEDLQKEGIDTDGNQLILSRRLNRNGRGICTINGNFCTVRQLQSLGSKLVRLHEQNDNMELLSIPFCERMVDTGTPDVIASYKKYRELYKEWKKLKDDLDDYKLRKQERERRLDTLEWELNQINAANLHEGEDEEVTSKLNILQNHEKILRALQGALDIITADNGVQDCIAKAVKEVSIASSYDNSIASLSESLDSAAYSLEDAITGIESYLSGSDFSEEELSGLQERNEVILEMKKKFGPAIKDVIAYEANAKAEYDSLKEIIYDNDSMREKFSVLTKMVMQAAESLNHLRQVSSARILNRVVDILKDMGMNNARMELHLVPAKEPVPNGALEMEFYFSANTGEPLRSMKDTASGGEISRIALAIEMVISNLLKRQTLIFDEIDVGISGRVAIQVAKKIGILSKSLQILCITHLPQTACIADKHYKIAKKVIDGHTFAEADLLNESQHLNAIALMISGTYDSASALESAREMEKSVKNG; from the coding sequence ATGCTTCAAAGTCTTCATATCATTAACTTTGCAATCATTAAAGATACTGTTCTTGATCCGGCATCCGGCGTGACAATCTGCACGGGCGAGACCGGATCGGGAAAGTCTATCGTTATTGATGCACTGGCAGTTTTAATGGGAAGGCGTGCAAAGACTGATTTCATACGTACGGGAGCCGATTACTTCAAAATTGAAGGTGTGTTTTATGTAGATGACACTATCATCGAAGATCTTCAGAAGGAAGGGATCGATACCGACGGCAATCAGCTTATTTTATCCAGAAGACTCAATAGGAATGGAAGAGGCATATGCACAATTAATGGCAATTTCTGTACGGTTCGCCAGCTGCAGAGTCTGGGAAGCAAGCTCGTGAGGCTTCACGAGCAAAATGATAATATGGAACTTCTGTCGATCCCGTTTTGCGAAAGAATGGTGGATACAGGTACTCCGGATGTCATAGCATCATATAAGAAATACCGGGAACTATACAAAGAATGGAAAAAATTAAAAGATGATCTCGATGATTATAAGTTAAGGAAACAGGAGAGAGAACGCAGGCTTGATACCCTGGAATGGGAACTCAACCAAATCAATGCAGCAAATCTCCATGAGGGAGAGGATGAAGAGGTAACCAGCAAGCTAAATATCCTCCAGAATCATGAGAAGATCCTGAGGGCATTGCAGGGAGCACTGGATATTATCACAGCTGATAATGGGGTACAGGATTGTATAGCAAAAGCGGTCAAGGAGGTATCCATTGCCTCTTCCTATGACAACTCCATTGCATCACTCTCGGAATCCTTGGATTCAGCAGCATATTCTCTGGAAGACGCAATTACGGGAATTGAATCATACTTGTCAGGCAGTGATTTCTCCGAGGAGGAACTTAGCGGGCTTCAGGAAAGAAATGAAGTTATTCTTGAAATGAAGAAAAAATTTGGCCCTGCCATTAAGGATGTAATCGCATATGAAGCCAATGCAAAGGCAGAGTATGACTCCCTCAAGGAAATTATTTATGATAATGACAGTATGCGGGAAAAATTCAGCGTATTGACGAAGATGGTTATGCAGGCAGCAGAATCATTGAATCACTTAAGACAGGTTTCCTCCGCCAGAATCCTGAACCGTGTAGTCGATATCTTGAAAGATATGGGTATGAATAATGCCAGGATGGAGCTGCACCTCGTACCTGCGAAAGAACCAGTTCCCAACGGTGCTCTTGAAATGGAATTTTATTTTTCCGCCAATACGGGCGAACCTTTAAGAAGCATGAAGGATACAGCGTCCGGCGGCGAAATATCCAGAATTGCGTTAGCCATTGAAATGGTGATTTCCAACCTCTTGAAAAGACAGACACTGATATTTGATGAAATTGATGTGGGCATCAGCGGGCGTGTTGCTATTCAGGTCGCGAAGAAAATCGGAATTCTATCCAAATCTCTGCAGATCTTATGTATTACGCATCTTCCCCAGACCGCATGCATTGCGGATAAGCATTATAAAATTGCTAAGAAAGTCATTGACGGGCATACTTTTGCTGAGGCAGACCTCCTTAATGAAAGCCAGCATCTGAATGCCATTGCTCTGATGATTTCCGGCACCTATGATTCGGCAAGCGCCTTAGAGTCTGCCAGAGAAATGGAAAAAAGCGTCAAAAACGGTTAA
- a CDS encoding DUF4127 family protein, with translation MVLKRKLFVLASALFIAGGILSSDAKTLLLVPQDNRPVSLSYTVSTATKAGYTVLTPPDAYLSGKNYQGSPDLIWQWVDRNIGKADAAILSTDTLIYGGLVDSRKHNESLETLENRADRIRTLHRRFPSVPIYAFGTIMRTPYASSGGVEPYYYTSYGTSLYRISALQDKMDIGTISNAETAELLSLKLSVPSEYLQDWYKRRTKNTIINRKLIEDTREGVFAYFCKGHDDNSKNSQSALESRYLTKDAKGLSPKIYGSFPGADQLALLLIARYHNDANHLKPTFSVIYPLGREEDTVPSYENQPIGKTIEEHVIAAGGTIIKKNTPDIMLAVNTPLVSTGESGTFSNYGMMKQSTTDFMNQVDSIIDRGIPVAMVDVYFANGSDNTLMKLMQKHDILYKVAAYDGWNTASNTIGFAIAQAILAPDMSAQDHKDMLTEQYLDNWAYQANIRKDITRMCESQHTNYIPTPDIKEEMIAEVQDFAKRKLGLNPATVSADFPWNRLFEIDAKVSPNPIYPVYMTQAAKRLKEEQEAARKLKEAQEQQKAKAESASVPVQAKGSNVSEGTDISTVYINK, from the coding sequence TTGGTACTGAAAAGAAAACTATTCGTATTGGCCTCTGCTCTTTTCATTGCAGGCGGGATTCTATCTTCCGATGCCAAGACCCTGCTTCTGGTTCCTCAGGATAACCGTCCCGTAAGCTTATCTTATACAGTTTCAACAGCAACAAAGGCAGGCTATACGGTCCTTACGCCTCCGGACGCATATCTGTCCGGGAAAAATTATCAGGGAAGCCCCGATCTTATCTGGCAATGGGTAGACAGGAACATAGGCAAAGCAGATGCTGCCATCCTCTCCACTGATACCTTGATTTACGGAGGACTCGTTGATTCCAGAAAACATAATGAATCACTTGAGACTTTGGAGAACAGAGCTGACCGAATCCGCACACTTCACAGAAGATTCCCGAGTGTTCCGATTTATGCATTCGGTACAATTATGAGAACTCCTTATGCTTCCAGCGGAGGAGTAGAGCCCTATTACTATACCAGCTACGGGACATCATTATACAGAATTTCTGCTCTGCAGGACAAAATGGATATCGGGACGATCTCCAATGCTGAAACTGCTGAGCTTCTTTCTTTGAAACTCTCTGTCCCTTCAGAATACCTTCAGGACTGGTATAAAAGAAGAACTAAAAATACAATCATCAACAGGAAACTGATCGAAGATACACGGGAAGGTGTTTTTGCGTACTTCTGCAAAGGACATGATGATAACAGCAAGAACTCTCAGTCCGCTCTGGAGTCCAGATACCTGACCAAGGATGCGAAGGGACTCTCCCCTAAAATTTACGGTTCCTTCCCAGGCGCCGATCAGCTGGCCCTGCTTTTAATTGCCAGATACCACAATGATGCCAATCACCTGAAGCCGACATTTTCTGTAATCTATCCTTTAGGCCGTGAAGAAGATACGGTTCCAAGTTATGAGAATCAGCCGATTGGAAAGACGATAGAAGAACATGTCATTGCGGCCGGCGGAACGATTATCAAAAAGAACACACCGGATATTATGCTTGCCGTTAATACGCCTCTTGTTTCGACTGGAGAATCCGGAACATTCAGCAACTACGGCATGATGAAACAAAGCACAACAGATTTCATGAACCAGGTCGACAGCATTATCGATCGCGGAATCCCGGTTGCCATGGTTGATGTTTACTTTGCAAACGGCTCCGATAATACTTTAATGAAGCTTATGCAGAAGCATGACATTCTCTACAAAGTAGCTGCCTATGACGGATGGAATACTGCGTCGAATACAATCGGATTTGCCATCGCACAGGCTATCCTGGCTCCTGACATGTCCGCGCAGGATCATAAAGATATGCTTACCGAGCAATATCTCGACAACTGGGCTTATCAGGCAAATATCCGCAAGGATATAACCAGAATGTGTGAATCTCAGCATACAAACTATATCCCTACCCCGGATATCAAGGAAGAAATGATAGCTGAAGTCCAGGATTTTGCGAAGAGAAAATTAGGATTGAATCCGGCCACCGTTTCAGCAGATTTCCCATGGAACCGCCTGTTTGAAATTGATGCAAAAGTCTCTCCGAATCCTATATACCCCGTCTATATGACGCAGGCAGCCAAGAGACTTAAAGAAGAGCAGGAAGCTGCCAGAAAATTGAAAGAAGCTCAGGAACAGCAGAAAGCAAAAGCCGAATCCGCTTCCGTTCCCGTGCAGGCTAAGGGAAGCAATGTATCCGAAGGTACGGATATCTCGACCGTCTATATAAATAAATAA
- a CDS encoding nucleoside deaminase, whose amino-acid sequence MNLAIKEGLKGLSAGEVPIGAVLTLDDFVIAIGHNTKETMNDPSGHAEIQVIKSASKFLSRWRLTGCSLYVTIEPCPMCAGAIMGSRISRLVYGAPNMQYGGINSIFQIGQSQALNHNLSITAGVRFNECKELMDKFFLLSRESH is encoded by the coding sequence ATGAATCTAGCCATTAAAGAAGGGCTGAAGGGATTGTCCGCAGGAGAAGTTCCAATCGGTGCTGTCCTGACCCTTGACGATTTTGTCATTGCCATAGGCCATAACACCAAAGAAACGATGAATGATCCCTCGGGCCATGCCGAGATACAGGTAATAAAAAGTGCCTCAAAATTCCTGTCCCGCTGGCGTTTGACGGGTTGTTCTCTTTATGTTACCATAGAGCCATGCCCTATGTGCGCCGGTGCAATTATGGGTTCCCGTATATCAAGACTTGTGTACGGAGCTCCTAATATGCAGTATGGTGGGATTAATTCCATCTTTCAGATCGGGCAGTCTCAGGCACTCAACCATAATCTCTCCATTACTGCCGGAGTCAGATTCAATGAGTGCAAAGAACTGATGGACAAGTTCTTTTTATTGAGCCGGGAGAGCCATTAA
- a CDS encoding IS256 family transposase — translation MAKCKTPPTTPGEQIAQQILNNYDIKSAEDVQDVLKQIFGPIFESMLKGEMENHLGHKKHERSEDGDNVRNGYSSKTLKTSLGEVPIRVPRDRQSTFEPQIIKKHQRDVSSIEGKVLSMYARGMSQRDIAATIEDIYGFQMSHEQISTITGCVMEEVEAWRNRPLQSFYPFAFVDCIYVSLRTEYGVQQVAVYVMLAYDVNGCKDVLGLWINETESKHDWMQIFDELRARGVKDLGILSMDGVSGLEEGAKAVFPHATVQRCIVHLIRNSIRYIPRKQWSAFTKQLKLIYGAINVKQARQEFEKFKTDWQAYPGAVSVWENNFSHVEQLYNYGSAVRKIMYTTNAIESVNSSFRKVTKKGAFPNEDAVFKIFYLRIQELYKKWKGRHVASWAMVRNQLLMDDRMSQLMQQYDVAY, via the coding sequence ATGGCAAAGTGTAAAACTCCACCAACTACCCCAGGCGAGCAGATTGCTCAGCAAATCCTCAACAACTACGACATCAAGAGCGCGGAAGACGTACAGGACGTCCTGAAGCAGATTTTTGGCCCCATTTTTGAGTCCATGCTCAAAGGTGAGATGGAAAATCATCTCGGCCATAAGAAGCATGAGCGCTCCGAAGACGGTGACAATGTCCGGAACGGCTATTCATCCAAGACGCTCAAGACCTCTCTGGGCGAGGTTCCTATCCGCGTCCCTAGGGATCGCCAGAGTACGTTTGAACCGCAGATCATCAAGAAGCACCAGCGCGACGTTTCGTCCATCGAGGGCAAGGTACTGTCGATGTATGCCCGTGGCATGAGCCAACGCGACATCGCTGCAACCATCGAAGACATCTACGGCTTCCAGATGTCACATGAACAGATCTCCACCATCACAGGCTGCGTCATGGAAGAGGTCGAGGCATGGCGGAATCGTCCGCTCCAGTCGTTCTATCCATTTGCTTTCGTCGACTGCATCTACGTATCGCTGCGCACGGAGTATGGCGTCCAGCAGGTGGCCGTCTATGTCATGCTTGCCTATGACGTCAACGGCTGCAAGGATGTCCTTGGCCTCTGGATCAACGAGACGGAGAGCAAGCATGACTGGATGCAGATCTTCGACGAGCTGCGGGCTCGCGGCGTTAAGGATCTTGGCATCCTGTCCATGGATGGCGTGAGCGGATTGGAGGAAGGCGCCAAGGCTGTATTCCCGCATGCCACGGTTCAGCGCTGCATCGTACACCTCATCCGCAATTCCATCCGCTACATCCCACGCAAGCAGTGGAGTGCATTCACGAAGCAGCTGAAGCTCATCTATGGTGCCATCAACGTCAAGCAGGCCCGTCAGGAATTCGAGAAGTTCAAGACCGACTGGCAGGCTTATCCAGGCGCGGTCAGCGTATGGGAAAACAATTTCTCACACGTCGAGCAGCTCTATAACTATGGCAGTGCCGTGCGCAAGATCATGTACACGACCAATGCCATCGAGAGCGTCAACTCTAGCTTCCGCAAGGTGACCAAGAAAGGCGCTTTCCCCAACGAGGATGCAGTCTTCAAGATTTTCTACCTACGCATCCAAGAGCTCTATAAAAAATGGAAAGGTCGTCACGTCGCAAGCTGGGCGATGGTCCGGAACCAGCTGCTCATGGACGACAGGATGTCTCAGCTTATGCAGCAATACGATGTTGCTTATTGA